The bacterium genomic sequence AAAAGATACTACTTTTGACCGCGCGCACTTTTTTTCTTATGGGGATTTTAGTCTGATATTTGAAGTTGTGTATTATGTTATCAGCCCTGATTACAATAAGTATATGGATGTCCAGCAGGAGATTAATTTTTGCATTAAAGAAGACTTTGAAAAAAGAGGAATTGAGTTTGCATATCCAACTCAAACTCTTTTTATTGATAAATCAGCGTCTTAATTTTCCCTTGTATTGTAAGAGAAAAATTAACAGCGGAAGAAGGTGCAATGTTTATATTGTCCAATTTTTTAATCGCATTTGCCGGTGTTTTGGGTTTAGTTCTTACCATAGCGTATTGGTTGATACTTGTCCGTGTTTTAATCAGTTGGGTTAATCCTGACCCTTATAATCCTATTGTGCAGTTTCTTTATAAGACTACCGAACCTATCCTTGAGCCGACAAGGAAATTACTCCCTTTTAGTCTAAAATTCAGCATAGATATTTCACCTATAATAGCTTTTCTAATAATCTGGTTTTTGAAAATATTTTTAGTGCAGACGTTTATAGATTTAGCGCTTAAACTAAAATAGAAAGGAGGAAGAAACGTAAAAAATTTTATTATTATGGTTCTTTACGTTGGAGAATACCAGAGGATTATTTATCAAAGGTCAAAATATGACAAAAGTTATAATTGGGATTCGCCCCGAAGACGTGAGAGTATGTCTTAAGCCGGAACGGGATTCTTTTCCAGTGAAACTTTCTGCAGTTGAAAAAATAGGTAAATATTCTATACTGAATTTGAACTGGCAGAATAATGATTTTAAAAGCGATTGTCGACAAAGAGCTGATAAATAAAATCGGAAACGGCTACGATTTATGGATTGAGTTTGATAACAAGAAATTATGTCTTTTTGATACGGATAGCAATCTATCATTATTATGAAAAAAATCTTTGGCGCAATTAGTCTAAAGTCACAGTTGAAAAATAAATACGTCATGTTATTTTTGGATTATGACGGTACTCTTGTTCCTATTACAAAAACTCCGGATAAGGCGATTATTCAAAAAGCGACTAAAGATTTATTAAAACAATTATCGAAAATACATAACTGCAAATTGGTTATTATAAGCGGCAGGGATTTAAAAGATATAAAGAAAAAAGTCGGAATAAAGAACGTTATTTATGTCGGTAATCACGGTTTCCAAATCCAAGGACCAAAGGTCAAATTCAATAGCCCCATTTCATACGGATACAAAACTACTCTCAAGAAAATAAAAAGTGATTTAGCCAGAAAAGTATGTGTAATAAAAGGCGCTTTTATTGAAGATAAGGAGATCTCTTTAAGTCTTCATTATCGCATGGTAAGCCCTTGCCATACTTCATTACTGAAAACTTTTTTCCATGACGTTACCGATTGTTATTTGGCAAATAATAAAATTAAGATTAAAAAGGGCAAGAAAGTTCTTGAGATAAGACCTGCAGTGGATTGGAATAAGGGGGAAGCTGTATTGTGGCTTTTAGCAAGACAGCAATATATATTGAAAAATGATAAGATTCTGTCTATTTATATCGGGGATGATGTAACCGATGAGGATGCTTTTAGAGTATTAAAAAACGAAGGTATAGGTATTTTCGTGGGGAAGCCCAGGAAATCTTATGCGGGATTTTATCTTAAAAATCCAGAAGAAGTGAGGGTTTTTTTAATTCAGCTTAAAGAAATATTAGGATAATGCGCAAATGAAAGAAATGGTTAAAGCAAAACAACCCTTCAGATTTTATACAAGATTGCAGTTGTCGGAATTGACGGGTTTAAAAGCGGCGAATTTGACTCAATTGCTTAACCTTTTAAAAGAAGTCTCGGGGTCCAGCATTTATCATCATACGCATAGATTCCTACAGCAACACCAATATCTTTCTCCCGAACCGCCGAACGATTTTGCCTATTGGATAACTGAAATTCTGGGGGAAAACGAATTGGCAGAAAGATTGGCGAGCATCGATATCGTTCAGTTTCCTCATATTCGCAACTTAAGAGAAAAAATAATCAAAACAATTAAAGATTATTTAAAAGAGAATCCTTCGGCAAAATCCAAAATCGCAAAAAAAGACGAAGAGTTTCATTTCATAAGATCCGTGAGTTTTATTTTGCCGACAAATTATATCGCAACTGATTTGAGAGAATTTTCCGATATTTTAAAAAAGATAACAACGGATTCAATATATTTCCATGTCTTTGAAGCGCGTTTACGACTTGAAAAAGAAACAAATGATTTTTCTCTTTGGATAGAAAATTCAATTCAGAACAAAAAATTAGCGGATGAGATTGCGCGACTGGATCCCTACACTCGCACTTTGGAAGATTTGCGCAATGTCATCGTAAATATGGCCGAAAGTGCAATTCATTAAATCGATATGGTTAAAATAGAAGAATATATTTCCATAGTAGGGCAATCGACTATTGACGATTTAAGATTGATTGCCCAAAAACTGAAAGGCAAGGTTGTCCAGCATGTCAATTCTACCGCGTTTGGCGGAGGTGTTGCTGAAATTTTGAACCGTATGG encodes the following:
- a CDS encoding YggT family protein, which codes for MFILSNFLIAFAGVLGLVLTIAYWLILVRVLISWVNPDPYNPIVQFLYKTTEPILEPTRKLLPFSLKFSIDISPIIAFLIIWFLKIFLVQTFIDLALKLK
- the otsB gene encoding trehalose-phosphatase, whose amino-acid sequence is MKKIFGAISLKSQLKNKYVMLFLDYDGTLVPITKTPDKAIIQKATKDLLKQLSKIHNCKLVIISGRDLKDIKKKVGIKNVIYVGNHGFQIQGPKVKFNSPISYGYKTTLKKIKSDLARKVCVIKGAFIEDKEISLSLHYRMVSPCHTSLLKTFFHDVTDCYLANNKIKIKKGKKVLEIRPAVDWNKGEAVLWLLARQQYILKNDKILSIYIGDDVTDEDAFRVLKNEGIGIFVGKPRKSYAGFYLKNPEEVRVFLIQLKEILG